A genomic window from Oceanobacillus timonensis includes:
- the mnmA gene encoding tRNA 2-thiouridine(34) synthase MnmA, producing MKENKDTRVVVGMSGGVDSSVAALLLKEQGYDVVGIFMKNWDDTDEFGVCTATEDFDDVVRVCNQLDIPYYSVNFEKQYWDKVFTYFLDEYKAGRTPNPDVMCNKEIKFKAFLDHALSLGADYLATGHYAQVARDENGEVQMLRGVDDNKDQTYFLNQLSKDVLEKVKFPLGHLPKPEVRKIAADYGLATATKKDSTGICFIGERNFKSFLSEYLPAQPGKMVTMDGVEKGTHDGLMYYTLGQRQGLGIGGSGDPWFVVGKNLQANYLYVAQGYHNEYLYSDALVATDMNWIQPDKLEETFTCTAKFRYRQKDAEVTVTVQDDKAYVLFKDSQRAVTPGQAVVFYQGDVCLGGGTIDEIIKDDKALQYVG from the coding sequence ATGAAAGAGAATAAAGACACACGTGTTGTAGTCGGGATGAGCGGCGGAGTCGACTCTTCCGTTGCAGCATTATTATTAAAAGAACAAGGATATGACGTAGTCGGTATCTTTATGAAAAACTGGGATGATACGGATGAATTTGGTGTTTGTACAGCGACAGAGGATTTTGATGATGTGGTACGGGTATGTAACCAACTAGATATTCCTTATTACTCTGTGAACTTTGAAAAACAGTATTGGGATAAAGTGTTTACGTATTTCCTTGATGAATATAAAGCTGGAAGAACTCCGAACCCGGATGTCATGTGTAATAAAGAAATTAAATTCAAAGCATTTCTGGACCATGCACTTTCTCTGGGAGCGGATTATTTGGCAACGGGGCATTATGCGCAAGTAGCCAGAGATGAAAACGGGGAAGTGCAAATGCTCCGCGGCGTTGATGATAATAAAGATCAAACGTATTTCTTAAATCAACTGAGTAAAGATGTACTGGAAAAAGTTAAGTTTCCGTTAGGTCATCTGCCGAAACCGGAAGTGCGCAAAATTGCAGCGGACTATGGATTGGCTACCGCAACGAAAAAAGACTCTACTGGAATTTGTTTCATTGGCGAACGGAATTTTAAAAGTTTCTTAAGTGAATATTTGCCGGCACAGCCAGGTAAAATGGTGACGATGGATGGTGTGGAAAAAGGAACACATGACGGTTTAATGTACTATACCCTGGGGCAGCGTCAAGGTCTGGGTATTGGCGGATCCGGTGATCCATGGTTTGTTGTTGGAAAAAATTTACAAGCTAATTATTTATATGTCGCTCAAGGCTATCATAATGAATATCTTTATTCTGATGCACTTGTAGCAACGGATATGAATTGGATTCAGCCGGATAAATTAGAAGAAACATTCACCTGTACAGCGAAGTTCCGTTATCGTCAAAAAGATGCAGAGGTAACCGTAACCGTACAGGACGATAAAGCATATGTCCTGTTTAAAGACAGCCAGCGGGCAGTTACACCGGGACAAGCCGTTGTATTTTACCAAGGGGATGTTTGTCTTGGCGGCGGAACGATTGATGAAATTATAAAAGATGATAAAGCACTGCAATATGTCGGCTAA
- a CDS encoding tetratricopeptide repeat protein: MDKNQQAITLLNEKKYEEAAQLFNEVIEESPDDPLGYINFGNLLMKLDEAERAERFFLRAIELDEQAAAAHYGLGNLYFEQEHFEKAGQSFLKAIEQGLEEADAYFMLGMCFRNQEQWKLSLPYLLRATEIDPNDESFLFQYGLSLAQAEFLEEAQQTFERVLELDEAHSDAYYNLGVIALFHEKIQEAQNHFDKALELQPDHMLAANGKKIALQYMEQSDDK; this comes from the coding sequence ATGGATAAAAATCAGCAGGCTATTACACTATTAAATGAAAAAAAGTATGAAGAAGCAGCACAGCTGTTTAATGAAGTGATTGAAGAGTCTCCCGATGATCCTTTAGGGTATATTAATTTCGGCAATCTATTAATGAAATTGGACGAGGCAGAGCGCGCGGAACGTTTCTTTTTACGCGCCATTGAGCTGGATGAACAAGCAGCAGCGGCACATTATGGATTGGGAAATCTCTATTTTGAGCAGGAACATTTTGAAAAAGCCGGACAATCTTTCTTAAAAGCAATTGAACAAGGGCTTGAAGAAGCGGATGCTTATTTTATGCTTGGTATGTGCTTTCGGAATCAGGAGCAATGGAAGTTATCCCTGCCGTATTTACTGCGGGCAACGGAAATAGATCCAAATGATGAAAGTTTTCTGTTTCAATATGGTTTATCTCTGGCACAAGCTGAGTTTTTAGAAGAAGCACAGCAGACATTTGAAAGAGTGCTCGAATTAGATGAAGCGCATAGTGATGCTTATTATAATCTCGGGGTGATTGCGTTATTCCATGAAAAAATACAAGAAGCACAAAACCATTTTGACAAAGCATTGGAATTGCAACCGGATCATATGCTTGCTGCAAATGGGAAGAAAATAGCTTTACAGTATATGGAGCAATCCGATGATAAATAA